From Streptomyces sp. SAI-135:
TAGACCTCACGGACACCACGGCCAGCAAGATCAACAAGGCCCTGGTCAAGGGGCGCCGCGCCATCGGCACACCGGCCGTCGGCATGGTGCTCACGCTGGTCATCGTCACGGACGAGGAGAACGCCTACGACGCCCTCAAGGCCGCCAACGACGCGTCCCGCGAGCACCCCTCGCGCACGCTGGTGGTCATCAAGCGGGTGTCGCGCAGTCCCCGTGACCGCACCCAGTCCCGCCTCGACGCCGAGGTGCGGGTGGGAGCGGACGCGGGCACCGGCGAGACGGTCGTCCTGCGGCTGTACGGCGAGGTCGTCGACCACGCCCAGTCGGTGGTCCTCCCCCTGCTGCTGCCGGACGCGCCGGTCGTCGTCTGGTGGCCGGTGGACGCGCCGCTCGACCCGGCCGGCGACCCGCTCGGGGCGCTCGCCCAGCGGCGGGTCACCGACACCTACTCCTCGGAGCAGCCGGTGCGCGAGCTGACGGCGCGCGCCGACACCTACGCGCCGGGCGACACCGACCTCTCCTGGACCCGGATCACCCCGTGGCGCTCGATGCTGGCCGCCGCTCTCGACCAGGTCACCTGCAAGGTGGAGGCCGTCGAGGTGGAGGGCGAGGAGTTCAACCCCAGCTGCGAGCTGCTGGCGATGTGGCTGGCGGACCGGCTGGAGGTGCCGGTGAAGCGGTCCCTGTCGAACGGCCCCGGCCTGACGGCGGTCCGCATGCACACGGACAGCGGCCCGATCGTCCTGGACCGCGCGGACGGCTCGCTCGCCACGCTCTCCATCCAGGGCCAGCCCGACCGTGCGGTGGCGCTCAAGCGCCGGGACACGGCCGAGCTGATCGCGGAGGAGCTGCGTAGGCTGGACCCGGACGACACGTACGCGTCCGCGCTGCGGTTCGGGGTGGAACGGCTGAACCCGTCGGTGCCCTTCCCGGAAGCGGGTGACGACGGTTCGGACGCCAAAGGGGGCGAAGGCTCGGACGCCGAAGTCGCCGACGTCAAAGGAGAACCCGTCTCCGAAGCCCCTGTCGAGGGCGCTGCGGAAGCTCCCGGGGCGCAAGGGCCGCAAGAGTCGGCACCGGCATCGCTGAAGCCGGTCCCCTCCGGCCTGTCCGGCGGCGGGAAGGCGGCGAAGTGAGCACTCCGCAGCTGGTCGTGCACCACGACAAGGAGCTGATGGCCCAGGCCGCCGCGGCCCGTCTGATCACCAAGATCGTGGACGCGCAGATCTCCCGGGGCTCGGCGTCGGTGGTCCTCACCGGCGGCCGCAACGGCAACGGCCTGCTGGCCGCCCTGGCCGCGGCGCCCGCCCGGGACGCGATCGACTGGGGCCGCCTGGACCTGTGGTGGGGTGACGAGCGCTTCCTGCCCGAGGGCGACCCGGAGCGCAACGTCACCCAGGCCCGCGAGGCCCTGCTGGACGCCGTACCGCTGGACCCGAAGCGCGTGCACGCCATGCCCGCGTCGGACGGTCCGCACGGGGAGGACGTGGAGGCCGCGGCGGCGGCCTACGCCGAGGAGCTGGCCCGTGCGGCCGGTCCCGAGAACCACGGCCCGGTGCCGACCTTCGACGTCCTGATGCTGGGCGTCGGCCCGGACACCCACGTGGCCTCGCTGTTCCCGGAACTGCCCGCGGTACGGGAGACCGAGCGCACGGTGGTCGGCGTCCACGGCGCGCCGAAGCCCCCGCCCACGCGGGTGACCCTGACGCTCCCCGCCATCCGTGCGGCACGTGAGGTCTGGCTCCTTGCGGCCGGTGAGGACAAGGCGCAGGCCGCTGCGATCGCTCTGTCCGGCGCGGGCGAGATCCAGGCCCCGGCGGCGGGAGCCCGCGGCCGGGCCCGCACCCTGTGGCTCCTGGACTCGGCGGCGGCCTCCCAGCTGCCGAGGTCGCTGTATCCGCCGGCCACGCCGTGAGGGGTTGTCGCCCCCGCCGACCCTCCCCGACCCGACCCCGGGGGCCGGCCCCCGGGCCCCCGCTCCGCAAACGCCGGAGGGGCTGACAAGAAGGGGAAGGGGCGGCGGGGGCGACAACATCCTCCGCCGCGCCCCTCACTTCACCGACCCCGCCATGACCCCTTGCACAAAGTGCTTCTGGAACGCGAAGAACACCACCACCGGCACTACCAGCGACACAAACGCCCCCGGCGCCAGCACATCGATGTTGCTCCCGAACTGCCGTATCTGTGACTGCAGTTGCACAGTCAACGGCTGCGAGGAACTGTCCGCGAACAGCAGCGCCACCAGCATGTCGTTCCACACCCACAGAAACTGGAAGATCGCCAGCGAGGCGATCGCCGGCCGCCCCACCGGCAGCACCAGCCGTGTGAAGATCCGCCACTCGCTCCCGCCGTCCATTCGGGCCGCCTCCAGCATCTCCTTCGGCATCTCGGCGAAGTAGTTCCGCAGGAGAAACACCGCGAACGGCAGGCCGTACGCCACGTGGAAGAGCACCACCCCCGGGATCGTCCCGAACAGCCCCAGCTGACCGAAGAGTTTGGCCACCGGCAGCAGGCCGATCTGCACCGGCACCACCAACAGGGCGACCACGACCAGGAAGACGGCCTCCCGGCCGGGGAAGTCCAGCCAGGCGAAGGCGTATCCGGCGAGCGCCGCCAGCACCACGACCAGCACGGTCGTCGGCACCGAGATCAGCACCGTGTTCCAGAAGGCCTGCGTCATCCCGGAGTTCTTCAGCAGCGCCGAGTAGTTGTCGAAGGAGAGCTGCCCCGGGCTGCTGAACACCGTCCACCAGCCGCTGCTCGCCGAGTCCTGCGAGGACCGCAACGACGACAGGAACAACCCCGCGAGCGGCGTCAGCCACACCAGACCGATCACCACCAGGAAGGCCTGCACCAGCCCGTTCCCCAGGCCGCGCCGCACCACGTTCATCGCGTTCATCGCTGACTCCTCCGGAAACGACGGACGTTGAAGACCATGGCGGGGACCACGAGCAGCAGGAGCAGCACGCCCAGCGCACTGCCGAGCCCCTGGTTGTTGCCGCCGCCGAAGGACACCAGCCACATCTGGGTGGCGAGCACGGTCGCGTCCTCCTGCACCGGCCCGGGCGCGATGATGTAGACGAGGTCGAAGACCTTCATCACGTTGATCACGAGGGTCACGAAGACGACCGTGAGCACCGGCGCCAGCAGCGGCACCGTGATCCGCCGGAAGATCTGCCACTCGTTCGCGCCGTCCATCCGCGCCGCTTCCAGGGCATCGCGCGGCAGCGTCGCGAGCCCGGCCCCGATCAGCACCATCGCGAACCCGGTCCAGATCCACAGATACGCCCCGATGATCGCCGGCGTGACGAGCATCGGCCCGAGCCACGACACACCCTGGTACGGCTGCGCGAAGTTCGACGCGGGCAACTCCACCGTGTAGGAGCCGGACTTCAGCCCCGTGAAGCGGAAGGACCCGTCAGCGGCCGTCGTCGTACTCCCGGCCGTGGTCCCGTCGTCCCGCACGGCGTCGACCTTCATCTCGGGCAGCCCGCTCTCCCGCGGGTCGACCTTGCCCTGCTTCCCGCCCCCGCCGGGGGTGAAGTCCAGGTAGACGACCCCGCTCACCTCGTCGGCCGTGGCCTTGCGGTGCGCGGCGCCGTACGCGGGCTCGGCACCGCCGGGCAGGTCCGCCGGCGCGACGCCGACGAGCCCGAGCGCCACCGACTGCCCCGGCGACACGCTCCCGCTCGTCCGGTACGAGCCGTCCGGCCCCGCCTTCAGCCCCTGGCCCACGCGGGCCCGTGCGGTCGGATACTCCGAGGTGCCCTTGAAGGCGTCGTGCACCGAGACCACGGCCGCGTTCAGCACGCCCTTGTCCGGGTCCTCGTCGTAGGCGAGCCGGAAGATGATGCCCGCCGCCAGGAAGGACACCGCCATCGGCATGAACAGCAGGAGCTTGAAGGCCGTCGCCCAGCGGACCTTCTCCACCAGCACGGCGAGGACCAGGCCCAGGCCGGTCAGCAGCGTGGGCGCCACGACGACCCAGACGGCCGTGTTCCGTACGGCCTTGAGGGTCGCCGGGTCGCGGAACATCTCGGTGTAGTTCTCGCCGCCCACGAAGCGCGTCCCGGACGCGTCGAAGAAGCTGCGGCCGACCGAGAACAGTACGGGGTACACGACGAGCGCACCCAGCAGGAGCAGCGCCGGGAAGACGAAGAGCAGGGCGATGAGCCGGGCCCGGCGGCGGGAGCGCCGGGCCCGCTCGGCGCCCGCGACCGGGGGCGGACTTGTCTCTTTCACCAGAGTCGCGGTCATGCGCGTCAGCCCTTGTACGCCTTGGCCGCCGCGGCCTCCAGCTGCGCCGCGGTGCCCTTCGGGTTCGACGGGTCGCTCAGGAAGTCCTGGAGCAGCTTCCACTCGCCCGCCCCCTTGGTGCCGCCGAACGCCGCCGGGGCCTGGTCGGACATGTCGAAGCGAACCGAATCCCCGGCCGAGACAAGGGACTTGGCGGTGGCGCGGGTGACGTCGTCGCCGTAGGAGTCGAGGGACAGCTTCTTGTTCGGGGACAGGAAGCCGCCGGTCCTCGCCCATACGGCGGCGGCCTCGGGGGTCGCCAGGTACTCCAGGAGCTTCATGCCGGCCTTGGCGTTCTTGCCGTCCTTGAGGACGACGGCCGCGTCGCCGCCGCTGACCACCGGGGCCGTGCCGCCGTCGACCGCGGGGAAGGGGAAGAAGTTCGCGTCCTTGCCGATGGTCTTGCCGAACTGGTCGTGGGCGACGCCGGCGACGAAGTCGCCCTCGTAGACCATGCCGGCCTCGGGCCCCGGCCCGAACACCTTCTCCACCGAGCCCGGGAAGTCGGTGTTCAGGGCCTCCTTCCGGCCGCCGGCTATCAGCTGCTTGTCCTTGAAGAGCTTGCCGAGGGTGCCGAGCGCCTTGACCACGGAGGCGTCGGTCCACTTCAGCTTGTGGGCGGCCAGGGCGTCGTACTTCTCGGGGCCGGCCTGCGAGAGGTAGATGTTCTCGAACCAGTCGGTGAGGGTCCAGCCGTCCTGCCCGGCGACCGAGAAGGCGGCAAGGCCCGAGTCGGAGACGGTGTGTCCGGCCTTCAGCATCTCGTCGTACGTCTTCGGCGGCTTGACGCCCGCCTGGGTGAGTGCCTCGGGGCTGTACCAGACCGTCGACTTGTGGGCCGCCTTGAAGTAGAGGCCGTAGAGGCGGCCGTCGACGCTGCCGTACTTCTTCCACACGGGGGCGTATCCCGCGTCCACGGTCTTCTCGGTGGTGGCGGACAGCGGCGTGAGCCAGCCCTTCTCGGCGAACTGCTGCAACACTCCGACCTGCGGGACCATCACCACATCGGGCGCGTTGCCGCCTTCGATCTTGCTGCCGACGACGGTGGAGACGTTGTCCCCTGTGGAGATGAACTGCGTCTTTGCACCGGTCTTCGCACTGAAGGCGTCCAGTACCTTCTGGAAGTTCTTCTGCTCGCTCCCGGTCCAGACGCCGGCCACGGTGACCGTCTGCCCGCTGAGCGCCTTGTCGCCGCCGCCCGCGGAGACCGGTCCGCCGCCTCCGCAGGCGGTCGCGCCGAGGGAGAGGGCGAGGGCGGTGCAGCTCGCGAGCAGGGTCGTGCGTCGTCGCATCATCGTTGATGTCCCTTCGAGGGGTGGAGAACTGACGAACCATCAGGGGTGACGGGCCGTGGTGGTCAGAGGTCGTTGATCCACCAGGCCGCCGTCGAACCGGGCAGCACCCCGGCCGTGCAGGGGCCGCTGGAGAGCAGCGGCGTGCCGGAGACCGGCGCGGGCGCGGGCGCCGTTCCGAAGTTGACGGCGCAGACGAGGCCGTCGCCGCGGGTGAAGGCGAGGACGCCGGGCGGGGTTTCCAGCCAGTCGAGCGTTCCCTCACCCAACTGGGGCAGTGCGGCGCGCAGTTGGAGGCCGTCGCGGTACAGGTGCCAGAAGGAGCGGGTGTCGGCGAGGGCACGGTCGGTGGCGTACTCGGCGAAGTAGGAGGGCTGCGGCAGCCACGGCCGTGCGCTTTCGGCGCCGGAGGTGAAGCCGAAGGGTGAGGCCTGTCCGGACCATGGCAGCGGGACCCGGCAGCCGTCTCGGATGCGGGCGCGGCTTCCGGTGCGGCGGAAGATCGGGTCGGTGAGCACGTCGTCGGGCAGGTCGACGACCTCGGGCAGGCCCAGTTCCTCGCCCTGGTAGATGTACGCGGCTCCGGGCAGCGCCAGCATCAGCAGCGCGGCGGCACGGGCGCGCGCGGTGCCCAGGCCGCTGCCCTCCGGGGCGGGTTCGCCGTAGCGGGTGACGGTACGGACCTGGTCGTGGTTGTTGAGCACCCAGGTGACCGTCGAGCCCGTGCCGGCGATGTCCTGCATGGCCTCGCTGATGACCTTGCGGAAGGCGTCGGCGTTCCAGGGGGCGCTGAGGAGGTCGAAGAAGAAGGCCTGGTGGAGTTCGTCGGGGCGGACGTACTGCGCGTGTTCGCGTGCGGTCGGCACCGACACCTCGCCGACCAGCAGCCGCTCGCGGCCGTCGCGTGCCGTGTACTCCTCGCACACCGCACGCCAGTGCCGCCACACGTCGTGCACCTCGGGCTGGTTCCAGGCGAGGGGGTTGACGGAGTCGCGGGTGCGGGCGTCGGCCTCGGGGTCGTCGGAGTCGGGCAGTTGGGGGTGCTTGTAGAGGCCGGCGGCGACGTCGATGCGGAAGCCGTCGATGCCCCGGTCGAGCCAGAAGCGCAGGATGCGGTCGAACTCGGCGCCGGTCTCGGGATTGCGCCAGTTCCAGTCGGGCTGCTCGGGCGCGAACATGTGCAGGTACCACTGGCCGGGGCGGCCGTCCTGCTCGGTCACCCGGGTCCAGGCGGGGCCACCGAACATGGAGTGCCAGTTGTTGGGCGGCTGCGAGCCGTCGGCGCCGCGGCCGTCGGCGAAGTGGAAGCGGGCGCGGGCCGCGCTGCCGGGTTTCGAGGCGAGCGCCTCCTGGAACCACGGGTGCTCGCTGGAGCAGTGGTTGGGCACGACGTCCAGCAGCACCTTGACGCCCAGCTTCCGGGCGGCCGCCACCAGCAGGTCGAACTCGGCGAGGTCGCCGAAGAGCGGGTCGACGTCGCAGTAGTCGGCCACGTCGTAGCCGTGGTCGTGCTGCGGTGACGGATAGAAGGGGCTCAGCCAGATCCCGTCGACGCCCAGCTTCTTCAGGTACGGCAGTCCGGCGCGGACCCCGGCCAGATCGCCGATGCCGTCTCCGGTGCTGTCCAGGAAGCTGCGGACGTACACCTGGTAGATCACCGCGTCACGCCACCAGCGGTACTTACTCAACATGCATGCATGTTAGGTAGGCATGTCGCGAGGGTGTCAATGAAAGAAACAGAAGCTACTGGGGAGTTGGCACGGCAAAAGCGGATCTAAAGGGGCATCCTTAGCCCAGATGAGACGTCCGCGTTACCTAACAAGTAACTAGCGACTGGAGACGGCTGCCAGCTCCCGCGCCAGCCTCTGCACCGCCGCGGCGGGCGTCTCGTGCCCGGCCATCGCGTCGTGCACGACCGCCTGCACCACCAGGCTGACCTGGTCGTAGCGCGGGCTCTTGGGGCGCGGCGCGGCATGCAGGACGCTCGTGCGCAGGGTCGGCAGATACGGGAACCGCCGTATCAGCTCGGGATCCTCGTACAGCGCGGCCCGTACGGGCGGCAGCGCGCCGCGGGTGAGGACCTGGCGCTGGACGGGCTCGCTGGTGAGATAGGCGAGCAGGCGCGTGGCGGAGTCGGGGTGCTGTGCATGCGTGGTGACGGCCAGGTTGGAGCCGCCGAGGACGCTCCTGCCGGGACCGTCCGGGCCGGGCAGCGGCACGGCTCCGATCTTGCCGGTGACCGGGGAGCCCTTGGCCGAGGCGCCGACGTAGGCGTAGGGCCAGTTACGGAGGAAGAGCAGACGGCCGTTCTCGAAGGCCTGTTTGGACTCCTCCTCCTTGTACGTCAGCGCCTTCTTCGGGATCCAGCCCTCGCGCACACCCCGGGCGAGGAAGCCGATGCCCTCGCGGGCTGCGGCCGAGTCCACGGTGACGCGTGCGCCCTCGTCGCCGAGGATGCTGCCGCCCGCGGAGTACACGGCTTCGGCGGCGTTGACGGTGAGGCCCTCGTAGGGCAGGAACTGCCCCGCGTAGCCGTCGAGTCCGTACTTCGGCGCGATGGTCTTCGCGTCGCGCTCCAGCTCGGCCCAGGTACGCGGAGGCGGGACGCCCTCCTTGGCGAGGATGTCCTTGCGGTAGAGGAGCAGGCCGGCGTTGGTGACGTACGGGACGGCGTACAGACGGTTGTCGTAGGTCGCCGTGTCGACGACCGGCTTCAGGAAGCCCTTCATCGGGAAGCGGTCGGGGGGCAGCGGCCGTATCCAGCCCGCCGCCGCGAACTCCGAGGTCCAGCTGACGTCGATGTTGAGCACGTCGAACCGGCTGCGGTCTCCGCCGCGCAGGTCGGTGACCATCTGGGCACGGGTCTCGTCGGCGGAGTCAGGGAGCTCGACGAGGGTGACCTTCTCGCCGGGGTGGGTGCGGTTCCAGCCCTGGAGGAGAGGGGTGAGGTAGTTGGTGAGGTCTCCGGCGGTGGCGAGCGTCAGCGGCCCGCGGCCGTCCGCCGTGACCTCGTCGGCACGCGCACCCGAGGCCGCGTATCC
This genomic window contains:
- the opcA gene encoding glucose-6-phosphate dehydrogenase assembly protein OpcA — protein: MKIDLTDTTASKINKALVKGRRAIGTPAVGMVLTLVIVTDEENAYDALKAANDASREHPSRTLVVIKRVSRSPRDRTQSRLDAEVRVGADAGTGETVVLRLYGEVVDHAQSVVLPLLLPDAPVVVWWPVDAPLDPAGDPLGALAQRRVTDTYSSEQPVRELTARADTYAPGDTDLSWTRITPWRSMLAAALDQVTCKVEAVEVEGEEFNPSCELLAMWLADRLEVPVKRSLSNGPGLTAVRMHTDSGPIVLDRADGSLATLSIQGQPDRAVALKRRDTAELIAEELRRLDPDDTYASALRFGVERLNPSVPFPEAGDDGSDAKGGEGSDAEVADVKGEPVSEAPVEGAAEAPGAQGPQESAPASLKPVPSGLSGGGKAAK
- the pgl gene encoding 6-phosphogluconolactonase, whose translation is MSTPQLVVHHDKELMAQAAAARLITKIVDAQISRGSASVVLTGGRNGNGLLAALAAAPARDAIDWGRLDLWWGDERFLPEGDPERNVTQAREALLDAVPLDPKRVHAMPASDGPHGEDVEAAAAAYAEELARAAGPENHGPVPTFDVLMLGVGPDTHVASLFPELPAVRETERTVVGVHGAPKPPPTRVTLTLPAIRAAREVWLLAAGEDKAQAAAIALSGAGEIQAPAAGARGRARTLWLLDSAAASQLPRSLYPPATP
- a CDS encoding carbohydrate ABC transporter permease — its product is MNVVRRGLGNGLVQAFLVVIGLVWLTPLAGLFLSSLRSSQDSASSGWWTVFSSPGQLSFDNYSALLKNSGMTQAFWNTVLISVPTTVLVVVLAALAGYAFAWLDFPGREAVFLVVVALLVVPVQIGLLPVAKLFGQLGLFGTIPGVVLFHVAYGLPFAVFLLRNYFAEMPKEMLEAARMDGGSEWRIFTRLVLPVGRPAIASLAIFQFLWVWNDMLVALLFADSSSQPLTVQLQSQIRQFGSNIDVLAPGAFVSLVVPVVVFFAFQKHFVQGVMAGSVK
- a CDS encoding sugar ABC transporter permease, giving the protein MTATLVKETSPPPVAGAERARRSRRRARLIALLFVFPALLLLGALVVYPVLFSVGRSFFDASGTRFVGGENYTEMFRDPATLKAVRNTAVWVVVAPTLLTGLGLVLAVLVEKVRWATAFKLLLFMPMAVSFLAAGIIFRLAYDEDPDKGVLNAAVVSVHDAFKGTSEYPTARARVGQGLKAGPDGSYRTSGSVSPGQSVALGLVGVAPADLPGGAEPAYGAAHRKATADEVSGVVYLDFTPGGGGKQGKVDPRESGLPEMKVDAVRDDGTTAGSTTTAADGSFRFTGLKSGSYTVELPASNFAQPYQGVSWLGPMLVTPAIIGAYLWIWTGFAMVLIGAGLATLPRDALEAARMDGANEWQIFRRITVPLLAPVLTVVFVTLVINVMKVFDLVYIIAPGPVQEDATVLATQMWLVSFGGGNNQGLGSALGVLLLLLVVPAMVFNVRRFRRSQR
- a CDS encoding ABC transporter substrate-binding protein — its product is MMRRRTTLLASCTALALSLGATACGGGGPVSAGGGDKALSGQTVTVAGVWTGSEQKNFQKVLDAFSAKTGAKTQFISTGDNVSTVVGSKIEGGNAPDVVMVPQVGVLQQFAEKGWLTPLSATTEKTVDAGYAPVWKKYGSVDGRLYGLYFKAAHKSTVWYSPEALTQAGVKPPKTYDEMLKAGHTVSDSGLAAFSVAGQDGWTLTDWFENIYLSQAGPEKYDALAAHKLKWTDASVVKALGTLGKLFKDKQLIAGGRKEALNTDFPGSVEKVFGPGPEAGMVYEGDFVAGVAHDQFGKTIGKDANFFPFPAVDGGTAPVVSGGDAAVVLKDGKNAKAGMKLLEYLATPEAAAVWARTGGFLSPNKKLSLDSYGDDVTRATAKSLVSAGDSVRFDMSDQAPAAFGGTKGAGEWKLLQDFLSDPSNPKGTAAQLEAAAAKAYKG
- a CDS encoding glycoside hydrolase family 13 protein — translated: MLSKYRWWRDAVIYQVYVRSFLDSTGDGIGDLAGVRAGLPYLKKLGVDGIWLSPFYPSPQHDHGYDVADYCDVDPLFGDLAEFDLLVAAARKLGVKVLLDVVPNHCSSEHPWFQEALASKPGSAARARFHFADGRGADGSQPPNNWHSMFGGPAWTRVTEQDGRPGQWYLHMFAPEQPDWNWRNPETGAEFDRILRFWLDRGIDGFRIDVAAGLYKHPQLPDSDDPEADARTRDSVNPLAWNQPEVHDVWRHWRAVCEEYTARDGRERLLVGEVSVPTAREHAQYVRPDELHQAFFFDLLSAPWNADAFRKVISEAMQDIAGTGSTVTWVLNNHDQVRTVTRYGEPAPEGSGLGTARARAAALLMLALPGAAYIYQGEELGLPEVVDLPDDVLTDPIFRRTGSRARIRDGCRVPLPWSGQASPFGFTSGAESARPWLPQPSYFAEYATDRALADTRSFWHLYRDGLQLRAALPQLGEGTLDWLETPPGVLAFTRGDGLVCAVNFGTAPAPAPVSGTPLLSSGPCTAGVLPGSTAAWWINDL
- a CDS encoding ABC transporter substrate-binding protein, whose translation is MRWIHAAGRGLLVLVVLMTGYAASGARADEVTADGRGPLTLATAGDLTNYLTPLLQGWNRTHPGEKVTLVELPDSADETRAQMVTDLRGGDRSRFDVLNIDVSWTSEFAAAGWIRPLPPDRFPMKGFLKPVVDTATYDNRLYAVPYVTNAGLLLYRKDILAKEGVPPPRTWAELERDAKTIAPKYGLDGYAGQFLPYEGLTVNAAEAVYSAGGSILGDEGARVTVDSAAAREGIGFLARGVREGWIPKKALTYKEEESKQAFENGRLLFLRNWPYAYVGASAKGSPVTGKIGAVPLPGPDGPGRSVLGGSNLAVTTHAQHPDSATRLLAYLTSEPVQRQVLTRGALPPVRAALYEDPELIRRFPYLPTLRTSVLHAAPRPKSPRYDQVSLVVQAVVHDAMAGHETPAAAVQRLARELAAVSSR